The region CGCTGGTGCGCCGGGCCAGCGCCTCGATCACCATGCCCAGGCGGTCGAGCGAGCGGGGGTGCGGTCCGCCGAAGCGGTCGTTGCGCACCACGTTGGACAGGTCCACGAGGGCGTCGGCGCCGTCCGGGGAGGGGGCGAGGTGCGCCTCGATGTCGTCGAGGTTCACGGCATGCTCCAGAGGGTGAAGGTCCCCTGGACCTCGGGCATCTCGTAGTACCCGTCGCCGACGTCGACCAGGTCGGTGATCTCGTACATCGCGAGTTCGCCCTCGCCGGTCACGGTGCACAGGGCCGAGCCCTCCGGAAGGGTCTCCGCGAAGTCCTCGCCTTCGACCTGCCCGGGGAGGGCGTTGGTCTGTGAGGACGACAGGCAGCCCTCGGGGGTGGTGTCGGTGGAGATCCCGAAGGTGGTCTTGAAATCCCACCGGTCCCCGCTGAGCCCGGGGCGGACGAGGATCTCGTCGCGGTCGTGGTCCACGTCGGTGGTGTCGACCTGCGGGACGTCGAGGTCGACCCCGGAGTCCTCGGTCCCGGGCCGGATGGTCAGCGGCTGTGCCTCGACGAGCACTTCGTACTCCGGCTCCGGCTCGGTCTCCGGCGCGGTCGGCCCGGAGGAGCCGGTGTCGTCCGTCTCGTTCCCCCCGGAGGCGGCCACTGCTCCGGGGTCCTCCCCCGTGCCACCGTCCGGACCGTTCAGCAGGGGCCGGACCAGCAGGAAGCCGAGGAGGAGGGCGACGGCCGCGCCGAGGGCGGCCAGGGGGACCGCGACACGACCCGACGGGGACGCGGCCGGGGCGGGGCGGGGCGCGAAGGCACCGGTGTTCCCGAAGGCCGGGGGCGCCCCGTACCCCGGGTGGGCCCCCGGAGCACCGGGCGTGCCGGAGTCTCCGGGGGTGCCGGAGTCTCCGGAGGTGCCGGAGTCTCCGGGGGTGCCATAGGGACCAGTGACATTGGGAGAGCCGGGGGTGCCGTGGGAGTCCGAGGTGCCATAGGGACCAGTGGTGCCGTGAGGACCGGTGGCACTGTGGGAGCCGGGGGCGCCATAGGAGCCCGAGGTGCCGTGGGAGCCGGGCGGTGCGCCGCCCGGGGGGACCTGGGCGGTGGAACCGGTGGGGGACCCCGCCCCGTGTCCGGCCGCGGCCGGGTCGGCGGCCGGGCCCACCGTCGTATCGGCCGGTCCGGAGGGACGTGGGACCCGGGGGCCGGTGTCGACGGTGGGGTCGTCCAGCGGCGGTGGCGGGTCCTCCGCCTCCGCCTGTCGGCGTTCGACCTCGCGGAGCACCGGCTCGGGCAGCCACCCGGCGTGGTCCCCGGGGTCGCGTCCCGAACGGTGGAGGCACAGCGCCGCCAGTTCCTCTGCCCCGGCACGCGCGGAGGGATCGGCGGTCAGGCAGCGCTGGAGCAGGGGCAGGAGTTCGGCGGGGTAGCCGCTCAGGTCCGGGGGGCGCATGTCGGTGTTGGCGATGCGGGTGCTGACGGTCATACCGCCGCCCTCGCCGTAGGGGTGGCGGCCTGTCGCGGCGACGGCGGCGATCAGTCCGAGGGAGAAGAAGTCGCTCTCCGGCCCGACCCGCTCGCCCCGGGCGTGCTCGGGGGACATGTACTGCGGGGTGCCGATGACCCCGCTGCTCAACTGGGTGGCGTCAGCGGCCTTCGCGATGCCGAAGTCGATGACCTTGGGCCCGTCCGAGGCCAGCATGATGTTGCCGGGTTTGAGGTCCCGGTGCACGACCCCGGCCAGGTGGATCGCCTGGAGCGCCCGAGCCGTGCAGCCCACCAGGTGGAACACGTCCGGCAGCGGCAGCGGCCCGTGCGAGCGGAGTGTTTCGAAAAGGGACGTCCCGGCGACGAACTCCGAGGCCAGCCAGGGGGTCTTCCCGGAAACGTCGTGGTCCAGAACGGCGATCAGGTGATAACCGCGCACTTTCCGCGCGGCCCGCACCTCCTGCTCGAAACGCCTGCGGAATTCGGGGTCCCTTCCCAAAGCCCCGCGGATGACCTTGACGGCGACCGGTTGGCCGCCCCGTGTCCGGGAGAGGTAGACCGCGCCCATGCCTCCCTCGCCGAGCCGGGCGAGTAGACGGTACTCGTTGATCTCCCGCGGATCCTCGGGGCCCAGTGGTTCCACTTCCGCCTCCTGCTCTCTCGAGAACAGGGTGATCCCGACCACAGGGCAAAAGTTCCGGGATTCCGGATATCGAAGGCGAGAAGAACGGCCTTCGGCCATTCTGGTTCGGCGGAGACCGCACGGCCGTCTCCGTGAATACGGCCGCCGGATGCCGGGCCGCGCCCCGGCGAATCCCCTGCCGGTCCCGCGCGACCGCCGGCGCCGGTGCCGCGGAACCGGACGGGGCGCCACCCACGGGCCGACTCCCCGGAACGGGCACCCGCGCCGCCCCCTGATCGTTGCCTCCGCACAGGGGCGGCCGCCTCCGAGCCGTGCGTTGAGCCGCCCTCGACACCGACGACCTCGTTCCGGCCCGCACGTCACCGTACGCACATCTCGGGAACCTCTACCTACTCTTACGTAAGAGTAGTATTCTGGTGCCCTGTCGCCCTTCCTCCTCCCCCGGGTGGGACACGCCCGTTCCGGTCGGAGGGGTCGGCCGCCACCGTCGCCGGAGCCCTCCCGACACGATGGGACGTGACCCCCCGTTGGTCCATCGCCACAGCGCCGACCTCGTACTGCTGCAGAGGACGTTCCTCGCCGTGGGCGACGAGCTCGCCGGACGCTACGTCGCCCTGCACGACGGGGCCCGGGACGAGCACGAGAAACAGTGCTGGCTGGACCGGGTGATCGACGTGCGCGAGCAGAAGAGGGCGGTGGGGGCGACCGACCGCGAGGCGCTGAGCCGCTGCATCGGGGAATGGTCCGAGACCCTGAAGGCCCTGCGCTCGCTCGCGCCGTGACCCCCGCCGCGCCCGCGCCGCCGACAGGCGGCCCCGCCCCGGCGGACACCGGCGCACCACCGCCCCGGGGAAACGGAACGGCGGGGGCCGCCGGAACCCCGACGACCCCCGCCCGGTCCGCGAGGCGTGTCAGTGCCCGCCGGTCAGGGTGCCCGACAGCTCCCGGTGCAGCCTGCTGCTGGACTCGTTGAGGCCGGTGACCTCGACCTCGACCCCGTGCCCGCGGAAGTGCTCGCGGACACGGTCCAGGGCCGCGACGGCGGAGGAGTCCCACACGTGGGCGGCGGACATGTCCACCACCACCCTGTCCAGGCCCTGCTCGGTGTAGTCGAACCGGCCGACCAGTTCGCCGCTGGAGGCGAAGAACACCTCGCCGCTGACGGAGTACACCCGGGTGCCGCCGTCGGGGTCCAGGACGCTGGTGACGTCGGCCTGCATCGCGGCCTTGCCGGCGAAGAGCACCATCGACACCACGACCCCGGCGATCACGCCCAGCGCGAGGTTGTGGGTGGCCACGACGACGGCCACCGTGATGACCATGACCAGGGTCTCGCTCCAGGGCATGCGCCTGAGCGTGGCCGGGGCGATGCTGTGCCAGTCGAAGGTCACCGCGGACACGAAGATCATCACCGCGACCAGCGCGGCCATGGGGATCAGTCCGACGATGTCGCCCAACCCCACGCACAGGACCATCAGGAACACGCCCGCCAGGAAGGTGGAGACGCGGGTGCGCGCGCCGGAGGAGACGTTGATCATGGTCTGCCCGATCATCGCGCAGCCGGCCATGCCGCCGAACAGGCCGACGAGGATGTTGGCCATGCCCTGGCCGCGGGCCTCCCGGCCGTGGTCCGAGGAGGTCTCGGTGCGGTCGTCGACGACCTTGGCGGTCATCAGCGACTCCATCAGCCCGACCAGGGCCAGGGTGAGGGAGTAGGGCGCGATGAGGACCAGGGTGTCCAGGGAGAAGGGGACATCCGGGATCAGCGGTACGGGGAGGAAGTCGGGCAGCTCGCCCTCGTCGCCCACGGTCCGGGTGGAGATCCCCATGGTGATCGTGGCGACGGTGAGCACGACGATCGCGACCAGCGGAGCGGGCACGGCCTTGGTCAGGTAGGGCAGGCCGAAGACGATGCCCAGGCCGACGGCGACCATCACGTAGACGGGGATGTCGAAGTCGGCCAGGTAGGGCATCTGGGACAGGAAGATGAGGATGGCCAGGGCGTTGATGAACCCGGTCATCACGCTGGGCGGCACGAACCGCATCAGCTTGGCGACCCCGGCCAGGCCCAGGCCGATCTGGATCAGCCCGGCCAGCAGGGTGGCGGCGATCAGGTGGTCGACGCCGTATTCGATGGACAGGGGCGCGGCGACCAGGGCCATGGCGCCGGTGGCGGCGGAGATCATCGCCGGGCGGCCGCCCAGGAAGGCGATCGAGACCGCCATCACGAAGGACGCGTACAGGCCCACGCGGGGGTCGACCCCCGCGATGAGGGAGAACGCGATGGCCTCGGGGATCAGCGCCAGGGCGACGACGAGCCCGGCGAGCACGTCCGCGCGCAGCTGCGCGGCGGCCGGGATGCGGGACTTCAGCGACCGGGGTTTCTTCACGGGCGGATTCATGGAACCCATCAGGTTTCGGGCAGCCCACAGCGAGGACCGCGGTGTTCGGGTCAGGTGGTCGGCGACGGCGCGGGCCGGCGCGTCCGCGGCTCGCACGACAGCGGAAGGCTCGGGCCCCCGGCCCGGTCCGGCGCTCGTGGCGCCCCGGGCAGGGCTCGTCGCCGCAGACCCGACCGTGCCCCTGAGGCAGGTCGGGAAGCGGTCGGCCGTCCCGCGTTCAGGCGCGGCGAACAGCCTGGACCAAACTTACCCTTACGTTAGGGTTCGAGTCACGTAGAGCGACTGAGGCGACCGTCACAGCGGGAACCCCCGCCGGGCACACCGGGCCGACGACATCGCGCGGGCCGACACCGCGCCCCCGGCACCCGCCCCGGACGGCCGCGGGCACCGTTGCCCCGCGGCCGCGTCCTCACCTGGCCGCGCCGCTCCGCTCCCGCTGCTCGCGCAGCCGCCCGGCGAACTCCTCGGCCATGGCCAACTGGCCGCGCAGCGCCTCGCAGCGGGCGGTGATGGCGGCCTCGAAGGCGTCGAGCCGCTCGCTCAGGGCCTCGCGCTCGCCCTGCTCCGTCCCGGCCGCGTTCAGCCGGTCCAGGGTCTCCAGCAGGTCGCGGGTCTCGTCGAGGCTGAACTCCAGCGGCTTCATCCGCTTGATGAGGTTCAGCCGGTCGACGTCCTCCTGGGTGTAGAGGCGAAAGCCGCCGCGGGAGCGGGCCGAGGGCTCGACCAGGCCGACCTCCCCGTAGTAGCGGATGGTCCGCAGGGACAGGCCCGTCCGCTCGGCGACCTCGCCGATCTGCATGTGACCCGCTTCGGGCATCGCTGTGCTCCTCGTCCTTATTTCTACTCTAACGTCAGAGTCGCCTTTTCGGCGTCGGCCCCGTAGCGGGCAACGCTAGCGCGCCCGCGGACGCGGAGGACGCCGTGCCGCGTCGGGCGGTGCGCCCCCTCCACCCCGGCGGAGGGCGGTGGCGCCGGGGGCGACGCCCCCCGGCCCGCCCCGGAACGCCGGCTCCTCCCCCGGCCTACCATCCCCCCGGCCCGCCCCTGGACCGGTCTCGGGACAGGCCCTGGTCGGCGCCCGTCCCGCCGCGCCCCTCCCGGAGCGGACGGCCGCTCCCCCGGCCCGTCACGCGTGGAGGTCGACCGTGACCAGGTAGGCGTCACCGGGCAGGGCGTCCAAGAGCGTGTTCATGTGGCGCAGGTGCTCACGCAGGGCCCGCCGCGCCTCGTCGTCGCCGGCGTCGGACAGGTGCTCCATGCCGTGCCAGGCCCCGCCCGTGTCGATGAGGGCCCACCCCGGTACCGCGCTCCAACGAGCCTCCTCCACGAACTCCTCCCGGGGAGCGGAGTAGTGGTCGACCGCACAGCCGAGGAAGTGCGTGAGCCCGGCCTCCCTGAGCTCCCGGACGGCGTCCTGGGCGTGGTAGGCCTTCAGGGCGGCCGACCGCTCGGCCTCGGCGATCCTCCACTCCGGCGTCCGGACGTGCGCGGCCGTCGACCCGGGGCACGCCAGTTCGGCCCGTTCCCTGCCCCGCAGGACGAACGCGGAAAGGGGTTCGGTCTCGGGGCGGCGCCGGAGGACGGCGTTGGCGCGATCCCACCGGTCGGCCGCCTTTCGGGCCCGCGCGTCCCGCTGCGCGTCGAGGTCGAGCAGGGACACGGGGGCCGCCGTCACCATGCGGGGATCGCCGTCCTCGGCGGGCAGGATCAGGGAGTGGTCGGGGTCGGTGCACAGGAACCCGTTCTCGAACCGGCCCCCGACCATCCACCAGTCCCACCAGCGGTCGGCCGGGTCCGTATCTCCCCCGGCGTAGACGGGTTCCCCCAGCAGGGGCAGCAGGTCCCGTAGGAGCGCGTCGCCCAGGGCGGTACCCGCCGAGATGTCGGGCGGCTCCGGCAGGGCCACGGTGAGCCGGTAGTGGGACACGTTCGCCTCCAGGTGGTTCCGGTGGGCGGACCGGGATCACACGGACCCCCGACACCGCGGCGCCCCGGAGTCCCACCGCACGATCGGACGGGTGTGGTACGCGCGGAGCAGGATACTCCGGCCCGGCCGCCGATCCGGGCGTACGGGATCTCCTGGTGCCCGCTCACCGAGCTCCTCCCCCGGCTAGGGTCCGGGCATGGACATACGGGTGACGGGCCTCCTGGTGGAGGACGGGAGGGTGCTGCTCCTGGACCAGGACACCGACGGCCCGCGCCGCTGGAGCCTGCCCGGAGGGCGGGTCGAGGAGGGCGAACCGCTACGGGACGCCCTGGTCCGCGAGATGCGCGAGGAGACCGGCCTGGAGGTCGAGGTGGACCGGCTCCTGTACGTGTGCGACCACATCGCCCCCGACACGGGCCTGCACGTCGTCCACATGACCTTCGAGGTACGGCGCACCGGGGGCACGCTCGGGGAGGTCGCCAGGGGGCTGGACACCCGGCCGATCCGCGGCGTGGAATTCGTGGGAACCGGTGACCTGACCGGCCTGGGCTTCAGTGAGCGGT is a window of Nocardiopsis changdeensis DNA encoding:
- a CDS encoding serine/threonine protein kinase translates to MEPLGPEDPREINEYRLLARLGEGGMGAVYLSRTRGGQPVAVKVIRGALGRDPEFRRRFEQEVRAARKVRGYHLIAVLDHDVSGKTPWLASEFVAGTSLFETLRSHGPLPLPDVFHLVGCTARALQAIHLAGVVHRDLKPGNIMLASDGPKVIDFGIAKAADATQLSSGVIGTPQYMSPEHARGERVGPESDFFSLGLIAAVAATGRHPYGEGGGMTVSTRIANTDMRPPDLSGYPAELLPLLQRCLTADPSARAGAEELAALCLHRSGRDPGDHAGWLPEPVLREVERRQAEAEDPPPPLDDPTVDTGPRVPRPSGPADTTVGPAADPAAAGHGAGSPTGSTAQVPPGGAPPGSHGTSGSYGAPGSHSATGPHGTTGPYGTSDSHGTPGSPNVTGPYGTPGDSGTSGDSGTPGDSGTPGAPGAHPGYGAPPAFGNTGAFAPRPAPAASPSGRVAVPLAALGAAVALLLGFLLVRPLLNGPDGGTGEDPGAVAASGGNETDDTGSSGPTAPETEPEPEYEVLVEAQPLTIRPGTEDSGVDLDVPQVDTTDVDHDRDEILVRPGLSGDRWDFKTTFGISTDTTPEGCLSSSQTNALPGQVEGEDFAETLPEGSALCTVTGEGELAMYEITDLVDVGDGYYEMPEVQGTFTLWSMP
- a CDS encoding SulP family inorganic anion transporter → MGSMNPPVKKPRSLKSRIPAAAQLRADVLAGLVVALALIPEAIAFSLIAGVDPRVGLYASFVMAVSIAFLGGRPAMISAATGAMALVAAPLSIEYGVDHLIAATLLAGLIQIGLGLAGVAKLMRFVPPSVMTGFINALAILIFLSQMPYLADFDIPVYVMVAVGLGIVFGLPYLTKAVPAPLVAIVVLTVATITMGISTRTVGDEGELPDFLPVPLIPDVPFSLDTLVLIAPYSLTLALVGLMESLMTAKVVDDRTETSSDHGREARGQGMANILVGLFGGMAGCAMIGQTMINVSSGARTRVSTFLAGVFLMVLCVGLGDIVGLIPMAALVAVMIFVSAVTFDWHSIAPATLRRMPWSETLVMVITVAVVVATHNLALGVIAGVVVSMVLFAGKAAMQADVTSVLDPDGGTRVYSVSGEVFFASSGELVGRFDYTEQGLDRVVVDMSAAHVWDSSAVAALDRVREHFRGHGVEVEVTGLNESSSRLHRELSGTLTGGH
- a CDS encoding MerR family transcriptional regulator; the protein is MPEAGHMQIGEVAERTGLSLRTIRYYGEVGLVEPSARSRGGFRLYTQEDVDRLNLIKRMKPLEFSLDETRDLLETLDRLNAAGTEQGEREALSERLDAFEAAITARCEALRGQLAMAEEFAGRLREQRERSGAAR
- a CDS encoding NUDIX domain-containing protein produces the protein MDIRVTGLLVEDGRVLLLDQDTDGPRRWSLPGGRVEEGEPLRDALVREMREETGLEVEVDRLLYVCDHIAPDTGLHVVHMTFEVRRTGGTLGEVARGLDTRPIRGVEFVGTGDLTGLGFSERFARLVEDGFPGAGSYMGPKSAIGL